A DNA window from Eretmochelys imbricata isolate rEreImb1 chromosome 3, rEreImb1.hap1, whole genome shotgun sequence contains the following coding sequences:
- the CIMIP2C gene encoding ciliary microtubule inner protein 2C, with translation MASRSARPAPSQHRAAYLPPALVPGYRGHVPNTVFSFGDTYGNTTLKYFQDFRNAAMETSHCPYSKGGQFPTLFSPDPGLVLGCRARGWDRWLHAPSYSRFNLDFNRSEELKEFYKLSQRHREHYRDKTGTESVVPYFVLPVKEKDKYPHPLDLPIHGMSALEGSLEN, from the exons ATGGCCTCCCGCAgcgcccgccccgccccgagccagcaCCGCGCCGCCTACCTGCCGCCGGCCCTCGTGCCCGG GTACCGCGGGCATGTCCCCAACACGGTGTTTTCCTTCGGCGACACCTACGGGAACACCACTCTGAAATACTTCCAGGATTTCCGCAATGCTGCCATGGAGACCAGCCACTGCCCATACAGCAAAGGCGGCCAGTTCCCCACCCTCTTCTCGCCTGACCCTGGCTTAGTGCTGGGGTGCAGGGCGCGGGGCTGGGACAGGTGGCTGCACGCCCCTTCCTATTCCCGCTTCAACCTGGATTTCAACCGCTCTGAAGAGCTGAAGGAGTTTTACAAG CTTTCCCAGAGGCACCGCGAGCATTACCGCGACAAGACCGGGACAGAGTCTGTGGTTCCCTACTTTGTGCTGCCGGTCAAGGAGAAGGACAAGTACCCCCACCCTCTTGATCT